One Littorina saxatilis isolate snail1 unplaced genomic scaffold, US_GU_Lsax_2.0 scaffold_142, whole genome shotgun sequence genomic window, gttgcacaaagtgcactaagcttttcccggcaagttgattttagcaaaagcatcgccaactttcagtttcacgtcttgtgtcttctggcctttctcgtatttccagctcaatgatacaacttcatcgagccagtcgaatctccagagatttttcttgtacttctgctggtcaatttcccgggatagaacggtttcgtctcgctttagcttcctcatcattttggcaagtggctcgaagcgatgtaaaaatggcgccgaatcattctcatacggtatgctttagcttatactgaatccccgatagctacgttgaaacggtgactgtaggagacaaagacacagagcgcgttcccatacggatcgaccagcaacagtctgaccgttttaggaaccaaccgttcaagaatagtatggaatggagcgtcgcgatcagcggaccggccgaaaaacttgggtctttacctacatataccccaacattttctcagcggatttgcacgaatctcaagaatgatccctggagcctaaaaatttacggaattccgtaattttacggaagaatcccatgtctgtttGGTGCAATTAAACAGGTAACCTAATGGCAAATCATTGTGTAAAACTTtctttacaactttctttcacaaagtgtacatatttttttttttttttagcaatattgttttcgtggtgcagtacctgtgtttaaaaataataaaatacacaGCGGACATAATTTCGCTTTATTTGAATGACTTTCCACTTTACAAAGATTGGTTTAGAATTAGAGCGCAGATTTAAaccaatttgaaaaaaacagttgCTTATACCTTCTACCATGCTTGGTACTTTGAACAAACTTTATGATTGTTTTTGAGGCTTTCATTGTTGCAGCCCAATGCTGCTCAGTGCAAATTAACTTTTTTGAAGGCGAAGTGTCTGCACCCAGACACATCCTTACTCTGAGGTCTCAAAGCAAACCCGCAAATTGAGGCACACCTCCCAACGCCATGCAAGATATTGCAGATTTATTGCACGATTACGTGGCTGGAGCGGATAGGGCAAGTAGCCTAATAAGTTTACAATTTAAAACGAATGcttctttcattgacaaaagcagtaatcatgtgtcaaaacactggaTCGGCTTTGGAATGCGCTTGTAAATAAAAGTAGACAATGAATTTTTCTTGTGATTCCACTGACCAATCTGCTTGTAGTCTggacaatcaagcgtacaaaatatggcaaaatcgtatgggttcacaGGTCTGCTATACACTTCAGGTTTGGGGTGtccacaagctaactttttttttactcgagCATGTTGGCAACGAACTGGAGAACAACATCTGACCATGTTGATCGGTGGGTGGCCCACTCCGAGGGTCAATGCGCTCCGTTAGTTGCACGAGCTGTTCCTCAGAGAGGGGGCAAGCCGTGGCAGGCACATCCTAACGACTGTCTGGCAAAGGATGGTCCTCGATTATCGATTGAAGGCTTCTCCCTTTCCAGAAGTCCTGTACTGCTGTGGATGTGCTGGCTCGTCTCTCCAGCATCCCCCTGAAGAAGAGCTGCAGGGGAGTTCTGTTGCGCTCTGTCCTCAGGGGTTGGTGGTTCTTCTGTTCCACAATCCACTGTAGGGACCGGTTCAGCCTGGGCAGAAAAACATAGTGGAGGGCCCACAAGTGAATGGGATTGTCCATGTTCAGTATCCCCAGACCACCTTCTGCCTGTGGTGTTCCCATTGCAGTAAACAGGTCATGGTAAGGGTTCACCACATCTTTCCAGACGTCGAGCCAGAGACGCTCGATCCTTTGGTTATGGTCACTGCGGCCTTGCATCGCACTGCCTCTCCCTTCTCCCCTGTGTTCATTCATGAGGGCGACGACATCCAGATTCTCGCCACCATGGTCCATGCGGACTCTTGACGGGAGTCCAAAGCGTTGGGTTCCACCCAAAAACAGATCCCGAATGGTCTCTGACCTGTTGTTTCGGTGGCATGGAGGAAGGTAGTGGCCCGGCTAAAGCCATCGATTGCCCCATGAATCACCATTTTCCACCTGCAATATAACAAACAGAGATCCGTTTCCATATGTGATTTCACCACACAAATTCTGATTAAAGAGTTATTGGGAAATAAGTACAGGTAACATGCTCAGTAAATATTAAAAAGTAATGGTCAAagtgctttttcatgaccgagaatcaagaccattatttttaatatatatcattgagaaaaggtgtgtaacccatttaatccacctttcttcaattttgcaaagaaataaatcaagaaaAGCAATTGCTTTATATGACTTTTCTTCGTCATGTCCATAAGCCTTAAGGgtcttgtaggtcttaaaaggaggattccactaacTGCTGGGACTCTAAAATTTgataaaaataagcaaaattTTGGTAATGTCTGCTGGTTAATAACACATACAATTCAGTgaaatttaataaaaataactgagaaaaccgcaatgtaaagcttttacaaacttgaccccactgtgaccccaaaatgtgacagggatcaaccaaactagggtcacgTAGGTAGATGATCAAATCCTtcaagtgttcaaagtttcaaagctcaagcttcaaaaacacctgagataacatcaatgttaagatattttgattcgaacatgaccccctgtgaccccaaaacttgacgaaggtcaatcttcttcttcttcagcgtttgacgatggctgtgtctagattctttggcccgtgatgttgacgaagtgggctgcgacgaaggtcaatcaacgttatgtcttcttcttcttcttatgcgttcgtgggctgaaactcccacatgcactcgtggtttgcacgagtggaattttacgtgtatgaccgtttttaccccaccatttaggcagccatacgccgctttcggaggaagcatgctgggtattttcttgtttctataacccaccgaactctgacatggattacaggatctttttcgtgcgcacttggtcttgtgcttgtgtgtacacacgggggtgttcggacaccgaggagagtctgcacacaaagttgactccgagaaataaatctcccgccgaacgtggggacaaactcacgctgacagcaggcaactggatacaaatctagcgcgctaccgactgagctacatccccgcccacaatcTTATGTCAAGTTGGTAGATTATCAAAACCTAGAAGTGTGCGTACTATTAAAGCTCTAGCTAAAAACACATCTGAGATAacatcaacgttaagtttttattaaacgaacatgaccccgctgtgaccccaaaatttgatgagggtcaacgaaactggggtcacttcgtgaaatcatcaaaccctaaaagtgtgcaaagtttcagaggtctagctgtATAAACTTCTGAGATAACAGCTCAACGTTACATTTTTTGtccttggacagacagacagcctgcccacagcacacataattattttgatCAAGTATTATTCACTCAGCCAGTCtacctgcacaagcatgtgattAATCCATGGTTGAAGAGTTCTGTGAAAATTGCGCAATTCTGCAAACTCTTTATAGCAGTTAATTTAATTTCGAATAAAATAAAGTACATAGTTGTTCTGCTAAGACGATAAGGCAAATATTTTTgcgttcttttcatgtttaagtATCTCGGGAAAAAAAGTTCTATTTATGAAGTGAAATATAATTGACCTACAGATTACTGTCTTTTTATTTGTACaaatgcaaaatgggaacaactctattttctacacaaaatatgagagttacttgccttgagacCTTGTGTCTGGTACAACGTAGAttttgatttagaaaacaaccaaacttatGGATCTTATATTGGATTCTGTGTGTTGAAACCTGAAATGAATAGTGTAAATGCAGTATGTATGAGCTCTTTCCTCTTTCGAATATTTGAGCATTCAGAACTTTTCAGTCACCAAGCAGTGACCACACAGTGTGGTTTCTCAAcctatgagctatcgaggattcagactGGTTGCTGGGTGGTTATTTGTTAGGACTAGGTAGCTTGGTATTCACCGAAaagtattcccccctctgcttatttctctgttaacttgaaggggtgtttattgttaaaaaaaacaccaagcaaCCAAATTTAAATAACCACCCAGTAGAAATGGTAAGGTATAACCAGAATATGTTTTGTATTCCGTGGGGAAATCATCAATGAACCAGTCTTTCATTACATatccagaaaatgacaaaataaaaagaaaagaaaagaaaatacttgcacacgactcaccttcgttacccacctaccccttagaagacgcccttccttttacgatcccaaacaagacattttcaagaccctgtttcatagctgccaacccctgTGAAGCCCAAAGAGTAGCATTTTGGAACTTTCACCCAATGTCAGAGTTGCAATTGGTGTTTATAAGCGTAGCACTCGCATAATCTTAAATTTGAATCGCAAGCCCGCATTTAAAATGCCATCAAAAACGCTTGTAAGATTCTGAGAGCTCTACGACATTACAACCGTCTAACCATAGttcaatgtcacacgctttccttctttgccactactaaagcaaacgtatgcaagattgtatgttacacgctttaggagcatggcaagaacggattcaaactcaaaatcgtcactccaaaaaaacataaaatgcacacacgacttttatttctcctgctgttatcgtttcttctctttacagattcttcaacgctcagaatactgaaaacggcaccccagacgacagtactgtttccatacgcgaatttaacttcccttggaaagtggttcgctcaggaggcctgtttgtctgacactataaggacagagttctgaacatagatgacaaagattccggaatgaacaaacattttgcggatgcagacacagaaagacgtcatgaagaatgagatgcttcaaaagatacagactgtgacgatgactgtgacgtcattcccatataacgagacgtcattcacagttgttcggtcacttccgtcaaaaagtagatttagacaatcaacgtaatctcgtgtggaagaaaacgtctgtcacacaaccaagtcggaatagcaggtattaTTACCTATACACGCAAAGTCTGTCGAATTCTTCggcaaaaatcgttgaaaatgATTTGCCCGCATCGGCGTGGAACTTGCACCATAATCTTCACCACCCTTACGTTTCCCCGTTTTTATCCTGTCTCCCTCCAGTTTCCACTTCTAACACCGTCACTGTGCACAGCTTACAACTTAACAAGTGCATTGCATATTCTAATCAAATTCACAATTGGCGCATAGAGTCACCGGAAATGCGAATGCTTGCAATAAAATTCACGATTTGCTAAGCAAGTCACGTGGACAATATCGAGTCATAACGGAGTGGTTCCCAGCCATCGGTACTCGACTAGTTATGCAATGTTCATTGTTGATTGTCAAGCAATAAGTGAACATTTTGCAcgcttgtcattttttttttttttagcgtagCAGCTCAGGCCTTAGAGTAGCAGCGTAGCAATTCCTGCAAAATCGGAGCATGCTGCGCCAAAATCATAGCAATTGGCAGGTATGCTGTTCTCTAAGATAttctgctcataacctctgtaagtttacccccattataagacctTATTATCTCAGGGttatgtaggtcttaaaagaaagattccagcgtcataaaataatgtttaagAGAATTCCTTATGCCACCTGTATCAATCCACTCAAATTCCATGTTCAAACTGGCACAACCCCCAACATCCTCCCCACCACCGGACACACTCAACATTCAccaaattttgaaaaaggatttttttgtgcccagtgtatgtatttgtagctgtactcacgatatcaaCTTGTGGTATCCGTCTAGATGCCAGAGAGCGTTTGGTCCTGATACTTGGTACAGACGACGTCTCGTGGGCCTCAACGCCAAAGCTCTGACAGCTACTCCACCAGGATCAACCCGCTGGATGGCTCCCCGTACTCTGTGCCTTTGTGGAGCGTGTAAGAATACAACTTATTACACTAACGTGACATACCACTCATGTCATAACAACATTCACTCTACATTGCATGTGTAAAGAGGTCTTGTCTGACAAGGACCTGATTTTTCACGGCCTCCAATACCGAAACAAGCGTCCTTCTTTGAACACTCGGAAGAATTTTAAGAACGTAAACACCACACCAGTGACATTTCCTTGCTTTGACATAAAAGATTACACGAGGCATTCGGAGAGATCCAGGttcaatttttaagcttcttCAATCTGGGCGCTTCGACAAAGGGACATTTACAGCAATGAACATGCAACAGTatgtacagggtccccactggtttttagaaacaaaattccatgacttttccatgagcctcaataacattttccatgactagatccacaggtcgccatttccgaacacgcaaactttttacatcttgtcactgccagttttgacactggcttgctttgcactgaatttgagtcagtttctacgcagtgtctctttgacaagcaagtcaagcatttgctacgcagtcagattatcggtaatgtttgctggtcctgtcatttcactaaactggaccagccactgtttgtatccatctgcactttcgtaaattccgtttcataACCGTCACtaacactgtgacttgacgaactgtcatttttttcaccgcgatacacagttcattgcgaagatcttccttggtaattcgttccaattccgcatactttttgttgtcaagaaacaactcgaaagaaagctggcgtgctaaaggttaattttttttctttcttatttatgttaaattccatgacttgaattgaaattccatgactttccaggcctggaaaattaaaaatcaaattccatgactttccatgacctgtacgaaccctgtatgtaggataaacagaatactacatggcttcctgtttgataccagttttacactaGTGTTTTGAAATATTGTTCGCAGTTTAATATTTAAAAGCACAACTTGTGTAAAACTGGTATTTCATAGGAAACcatatagtattctctatgtggaCAACAATGTCACAGGCTTACCCACTAAAGTTCTTTAGGAGCTTCTGACATATTTGCCTTAAAAACAACATGCAAAATAACTTGTGGAATCCAAAAGCACCATGCCGCATTAGTGGCCCAATTAGAGCTGCAGACTATTACGCTTTCAATGTAGCATGCTACTTGTAAAACAGAAAATGCTACTTCGTTATACAGACACTCTACAATGTTCATTTGTTCCTGCTGCTGTTTTCTTGTCTGAACACAGTTATTGCAACATTTGTGTCTTGACATATAAACATGTAGGTGCAGTGGATTATAAGATGATGCAATACTTAAAgataaacaccatttgctacactATAAATTCAAGATTGCTACACATGAAGCTTCATAGGGGCTGACAGCTCTGCATCATACACCTGCACATAAATCTTACTGACTGAGTTGATGTGTATTTACACATTGCACACCTCCCACATTGAAGTAAACAATTGAATATCTTCAGTTAATCGAAGTACACTTAAAGATGAAGTTCTCTCCATAGGAATACTGTGCATCACCCTTGCATGTAAGTGAACTCAAAGTActatgtgaacagaacagaaccaattctggtcTGTTTGCAACCGCATGAACGCAGGAAAGAGATCattgtcagattgaattacaattaacattgacacgcttccatttgaaacttttcagttGTCATTGTGGATTGACGCCCCGGGCCCCAGATCCTGCGTTTAACTTTATCCTCGACGAACAAAACAACAGGCACCAATTGGGTGGCCGCCTCACCTGTGATTGTGTTGACCAGGTTGGCAACCGAGCCAGACAGGGTAGAATTGCTGGTACCAGTTGTCATCGATCCCGATGTTGAGGCGATGGCCTCACGATCACCCGAAACAGCTTCTTGCAGACGTTGGTTGTCTTTCTGGAGCGAGACAATGGCCACTTGGCAGGTCTCTTGCCGCTCCCCCAGCCTGCGTAGTTCTGCCAATACCGCGGCCAAAGCAGTGGCGCTTTCTTCCCCTCCTGCTGTGGCTGACTCAAACCCACCGGGTTGTCGCTGCGAGGCTGTCTGGTTGCTGGCCCTCGGCCGACCTGCAGCGGCTCGGGTCACTTCGGCTACCCGCCTTGACGCTGCCCTCCTGGGAGGCATATTCCTGTGCATAAAAAACAGGATATGTGAACACAGCCTTATTTGTCAGATTACTGAGAATTACACATAAGCCTTGAACTTGTCTGCTGCTCCTTGCAGGAGTTAACAACTCCTTCACTGTTCAGCCTGTAAAAGGTGTTTAATATCCCATACTTCTGAAGTTGTCACCAGATTTTGGGAGTCTGAAATACAAACCAAAGAAATTGATTAAAATCTGACCCAAAGTACTTCAAACcaattgtgttttctgtgtcaaACTCAAATCCTGGCACCCAGTACCCCCACCAAACGAGTTTGGAATCTCTGAGGCTCAATACATTTATGACAAACAGAACACCAACAGGAAATTACATCATGGTTCTCTGaactgtcacacaccaacatAATACCTGGCTAACAAATCCACATACTAACTAATGTTGGAATCTCTGAGGCCCTATAGCTTAAtttgacaaaaagaacaacagcgaACCATGTTTTCTGATTCTCTGAAAAATCAGCCCCACCATGAAATATTACCTAGCCCACGGTACATGTACTTTAACCAAAATAGTGTTTGTAATCTGTGAGGCACCAGCCAACACAAGTGACAACAGTACCTCCACAGGAAAAACATTTCCCGATTCTCTGCCAAGTCAAACAACACATGAAATATTACCTAGCCCACAGGCACAGTAccacaaccaaaataaatttggaatCTCCTTGGCAAAATAACAGGTGATTGACAAAACAGTACTTCCACAGGAACCAATATTTCCTGATTCACTGAAATGACAAACACCCGAGGTAATTGACATACAGTACCTCCACAGGAACAAATATTCTGATTCTCTGAATTGACAAACGCTCACATGAAAAGGCATCGTAACACCAACATGTTCATCAGAATCTCACCTGAAAATTATTTCCAAGTACTCTGGAAAAACACTGATCCATACTATCCaccaacacagaaacatactgTTGAAACATGTCACGATATCTTGATTTGACAGAACACTCAACAATCGTGTTGATCAAAGAACCATTCCACCTTGAACTGGTTTTTAGACAAGGGACATCATCCACTGTCTGTCATAAACTCGAGTTACTTCCCATCTACCGATCTGGTTGACCCCATTTAGAGCCGTCGATTTATAATGCCACCCACCCGcatcaaacaagaaagaaaatgtaaacaatttgAAGATTCCCTGTTCCTATACCCGTGCTTTGTAAGCTGATCAGTCAAAACGCACAATGCAACCTGACC contains:
- the LOC138957149 gene encoding uncharacterized protein — translated: MDHGGENLDVVALMNEHRGEGRGSAMQGRSDHNQRIERLWLDVWKDVVNPYHDLFTAMGTPQAEGGLGILNMDNPIHLWALHYVFLPRLNRSLQWIVEQKNHQPLRTERNRTPLQLFFRGMLERRASTSTAVQDFWKGRSLQSIIEDHPLPDSR